TCCACGGCATGCACGCCGCCAAGGGCATCCTGACCACCCGTGGCGGCATGACCAGCCACGCGGCGGTGGTGGCCCGTGGCATGGGCCGTCCCTGCGTGTCGGGTGCCGGTGAGATCCGCATCGACAGCAAGGCGGGCACGCTGACCGTGGGTCCGGTGACCGCCAAGGCGGGCGACATCCTGACCATCGACGGTTCCACCGGCGAGGTGATGCTGGGCGAAATTCCGACCATCCAGCCGGAGCTGTCGGGCGACTTCGCGGTGCTCATGGGGTGGGCCGACCGGTTCCGCCGCCTGAAGGTCCGCACCAACGCCGAAACCCCGCTGGATGCCCGGACCGCCCGCCGGTTCGGGGCGGAGGGCATCGGCCTGTGCCGCACCGAGCACATGTTCTTCGAGGCCGACCGCATCGTCGCCATGCGCGAGATGATCGTCGCCGAGACCGAGACGGCGCGCCGTGCGGCCCTGGCGAAGATCGAACCCATGCAGCGCAAGGATTTCGCCGAGCTGTTCCAGATCATGCAGGGGCTGCCGGTGACCATCCGCCTGCTGGACCCGCCGCTGCACGAGTTCCTGCCCCACACCGACGCCGAGATCGCCGAGGTGGCCAAGGGGGCCGGCGTGGAGGTCGCCCATGTGAAGCACCGTGCGGCGCAGCTGCACGAGGCCAATCCGATGCTCGGCCACCGCGGCGTGCGCCTCGGCATCTCGTATCCCGAAATCTACGAGATGCAGGCCCGCGCCATCTTCGACGGTGCCCTCGACGCGATGGAGAAGACGGGCGAGGCCGTGCTGGTGGAAGTGATGATCCCGCTGGTCGGCACCGCCAAGGAACTGGATCTGATGAAGGCCGTCGTGGACAAGGCCGCCCAGGAGGTCTTCGGTCGCCGCGGCCGGTCGATCGCCTATCTGGTCGGCACCATGATTGAGTTGCCCCGCGCCGCGCTGCGCGCGGGCGAGATCGCCGGTACGGCCGAATTCTTCAGCTTCGGCACCAACGACTTGACCCAGACCACGCTGGGCATCAGCCGCGACGACGCGGCCTCGTTCCTGCCGGCCTACCAGCGGGCGGGCATCTTCGAACGCGACCCGTTCGCCAGCCTGGACCAGGAAGGCGTGGGCGAGCTGATCCGCATCGCGGTGGAGCGGGGCCGCTGCACGCGGGACGGCATCAAGCTCGGCATCTGCGGCGAGCATGGCGGCGACCCGTCCTCCGTCGCCTTCTGCGAAGCGGCGGGTCTGGACTATGTCAGCTGCTCGCCGTACCGCGTGCCGATCGCGCGTCTGGCCGCCGCCCAGGCGGCCCTGTCCGGCCAGACCGCGGCCCGGGATTGAAATCTCCCGCCAGCCGTGTGGAATAGGCCCGTCCCCTCCCGCGCTTGACGCGGGAGGGGACGGGCCCCCTCCGGCAGGTGGGCTGTTGCCGGAACCGATCGGAAGCGTCCATGTGCGGCATTGCGGGGTTTTTCGATTTTTCGGGCCGGACGCCGGATCCCGCCGCCGTCGCATGCACCATGGCGGATGCCGTCGCCCACCGGGGCCCGGATGATGCGGGTACCTGGGGCGACCCGGCCGTGGGCATCGGTTTCGGCCACCGTCGGCTGGCAATCGTGGATCTGTCGCCCGGCGGCGCGCAACCCATGGCGTCGAACGATGGCCGCTACGTCCTGACCTACAACGGCGAAATCTACAACTTTGCCGAGATCCGGGACGAGTTGGCCGCCACGGGCGTGGCGTTCCGCAGCAAGTCGGATACCGAGGTGCTGCTGGAGGCCTGCGCCCGTTGGGGCGCGGCCGAGGCCGCGCGGCGGGCCAACGGCATCTTCGCCTTCGCCCTGTGGGACCGGCTGGAGCGGCGGCTTTGGCTGGCGCGCGACCACATGGGCGTCAAGCCGCTGTTCTGGGGTTTGAACGGCGGCGTCCTGCTGTTCGGATCGGAACTGAAGGCCCTGGCCGCCCATCCCGCCTGGACGGCGGAGGTGAACCCCGCGGCGGTGGCCGCCTTCCTGCGCTACGGCTATGTGCCGGCGCCGGCCAGCATCTGGAAGGGGGTCCACAAGCTGGAGCCCGGCTGCCTGCTTTCGGTCGCCGCGGGCGAGGCGCCCCGGATCGGGCGGTTCTGGGATCTGCCCGCCGTCGCCGCGGCAGGGCAGGCCGATCGGCTGGACCTGTCCGACGAGGAGGCCGCGGACCGGCTGGATGCGCTGTTGCGACAAGCCGTGTCGCGGCAGATGCTGTCCGATGTGCCGTTGGGGGCCTTCCTGTCCGGCGGCATCGATTCCTCGACCGTCGTTGCCTTGATGCAGGCGCAGAGCCCGCGCCCGGTGCGGACCTTCACCGTCGGGTTCGATGCCGCAGGCTACGACGAGGCGAAGGACGCCGCCGCGGTGGCCCGGCACCTGGGCACCGATCACACCGAAATGTACGTCGGCGAGGCCGAGGCCCTGGATGTGGTCCCGCGGCTGCCGGACATGTACGACGAGCCCTTCGCCGACAGCTCCCAGATCCCCACGCATCTGGTGTCGGCACTGGCCCGCCGGCATGTGACCGTGGCCCTGTCCGGCGACGGCGGGGACGAGCTGTTCGCCGGTTACAACCGTTACGCCTGGGCCGAGCGGGTGTGGTCGGTGGCCCGCCGGCTGCCGCCCGGTGCCGGGCCGGTGCTGGGGGGCGCCGTGCGCGCCGTTCCGCCGGGCATGTGGGACCGCCTGGGACCGGGCGTGGCGCGGGCAGGGGACAAGCTGCACAAGGCCGCGGGTCTGCTGTCCGCCGGCTCGCGCGAGGAGATCTACCGGCGTCTGGTCGCGCAATGGGATGGCCCGTTGCCGGTGCGCGGCGGGTTCGGCGAGGTGCCGTCCCGGCTGGATGATCCGGCCCTGGCCGCGGCGACGCCGGATTTCCTGCGCTGGATGCAGCTTGCCGATGCGCTGACTTATCTGCCCGACGACGTGCTGGCCAAGGTCGACCGGGCCAGCATGGCCGTGGCCCTGGAA
This sequence is a window from Azospirillaceae bacterium. Protein-coding genes within it:
- the asnB gene encoding asparagine synthase (glutamine-hydrolyzing) → MCGIAGFFDFSGRTPDPAAVACTMADAVAHRGPDDAGTWGDPAVGIGFGHRRLAIVDLSPGGAQPMASNDGRYVLTYNGEIYNFAEIRDELAATGVAFRSKSDTEVLLEACARWGAAEAARRANGIFAFALWDRLERRLWLARDHMGVKPLFWGLNGGVLLFGSELKALAAHPAWTAEVNPAAVAAFLRYGYVPAPASIWKGVHKLEPGCLLSVAAGEAPRIGRFWDLPAVAAAGQADRLDLSDEEAADRLDALLRQAVSRQMLSDVPLGAFLSGGIDSSTVVALMQAQSPRPVRTFTVGFDAAGYDEAKDAAAVARHLGTDHTEMYVGEAEALDVVPRLPDMYDEPFADSSQIPTHLVSALARRHVTVALSGDGGDELFAGYNRYAWAERVWSVARRLPPGAGPVLGGAVRAVPPGMWDRLGPGVARAGDKLHKAAGLLSAGSREEIYRRLVAQWDGPLPVRGGFGEVPSRLDDPALAAATPDFLRWMQLADALTYLPDDVLAKVDRASMAVALEARVPLLDPDVVAFAWRLPVAQTLRDGRTKWLLRQVLGRYVPASLTDRPKMGFGVPLGDWLRGPLRGWAEDLLSPNRLAGQGLLDAGLVRRHWAEHVAGRRNRAYGLWSVLMLQAWLDRWAGASPARDEPGAVRGAA